The DNA segment tcataatataactcattgaggacagaggtcctgcatgggaagttagtgcacagtgactccagttgttaatttaacaattaacactcttatgtatgacgtcagtgaccaccagaggctcttgacatgagctaccacggctatggaaaccttttgagtccacagtctctgtcagtatttaggcaaggccataaacaaagtagaagttctctcctccctttggagaaaagtacatctttctttgatgaccgcTTCTTTCCGCTGAGATCTCGCTGACAGAGaaccttcatgtaggacatttttttttgccacagtgtcttggctttccatgcctgaaatgctctcatgggcttttttttttttttttttttttttttaagaatcatttatctgagaggcagaggcatagagagagagcgagagagctctttcatctgttggttcactccccagatggccccaaaagtccgagctgtgctgatctgaagccagaagcgaggagcctcctccgggtctcccatgcaggtgcaggggcccaaggacttgagccatcttctgctgctttcctaggccacaggcaagagctggattggaagtggagcagctgggactcgaatcggcacccatatgggatgtcaacactgcaggtggcagctttatccactatgccacattgctggaccctctcatgggctttgcagccagaccagaatgccttaagggctgattctgatgtcagaATGAGAGCCAATTCTTAATATTGGAAATTTTGCATcacaatttaattatttaattcttaCCAGGCATCCTTATTCTCAGTGGAAAACCTTGACCTTTGTTCCTGAAGGAATATGATGTGGTTGTTAGGTATATTTCTAAGTAATTCTATTTGAGcaagtcactttaaaaaaatcaactgtacttcttttgaaagaaagatttggttcactcctcaaatacccacaacagccagggttgagccaggctgaaggcaggtgctaagagttccatccaggtctcctatacaggTAGCAGGGAACAAAAGCCCTTGGTCAATCACTTGCTGGCTCCCGGCATGCACATTAGAGGGAAGCCGGATTGGCAGTGAAGGCAGGACTTGATTTGAAAAGGGATGTGAAAAGCGATGTGAGGATCCCAAATGGCAGCCTAACTCTGcactacaatgcctgccctgaggaAGTCACTTAGAGATATGGGAGCTGGTGATTTGTACAGCAGTTAAATCATCACTTcaaacacctgcatcctatataggagtgtctggttgaagtctcagctcctctctttagcttcctgctaattgtgcaccttgggagggATCATCTGATCatttgatggctcaaatatttatttgtgtccctgtcccctgtgtgggagactttgattgagttcctggctcctgacttcaccccggcctagccctggttgtaagcatttggagagtgaacaagtccatgggaggcctctctctttctcttttttccctctatctgctttttaagtaaaatgaaaataaattgttaCCAGTATTGCTGTAAACATGGTGGTATAGGCATCTCTTTGATACACCATGTCCATATTTTTTGGATATATGCCTAACAGTGATATTGTTGGAGCATATGGCgtgtctatttctaattttttaagaaatcaccacactgttttccacagtggttgcactaatttacattcccaccaacagtgtataagagtatccctttccctacatccttgccaacatttgctgctctctgtgttttggatagcagccattctgacaggggtgaactgatagctcattgtggtttggatttgcatttccccaacagCTActgatgttgagcacttttttttaaagtacttgttggtcatttgtaaTTCTCTTTTTGAGTACTGTcttattcaggtcctttgctcatttcttaactgaatcagtagttttttttatttttgaattttctgagttgTTGATGTATTCTGGATACTAATCATTCATCAGATAactagcttgcaaatattttctcccattctgttggagtctcttcactctattgattgttttctttgctgtgcagaagtttctaagtttgatataatcccatttgtctagttttgcttttgttacctgtgctttggTAGTCTTATCCGAAAAGTCATAATCTACATTAGCAttgtgtttcccctacattttcttctagcatttCATTGCCTCAGGCCTTAAATTTAAGTCTctgattcatcttgagttgatttttttatatggtaACAGATAGGGAtctattttcattcttctgcatatacACAGctattgtctttttactttttatttgttgaactatttagtggagcattgagTTTTgtgctataatgtaaattaaaaatattttatcccccaaaataaataaataaacaaattttaaaaagaaaaactattgtAATGCTAATGATGTAGAAAATTCAAATAGTGATGTGCTTGTAGGATAAAAAGAATAGTAGTCTTTGCCTAAATAAGCTATGGGAATCTGTGAAGCAGAGGTGGCAAGCAGTAGCTGGTTCTTTACAGAAGATCATGCTGATAAAGATCTGAACCTGGCTGTCTTAATGCACTTGGAAATATTTATAGATGCATAAGGATTCCTGTTCAAACTAGCGCTCGTTTGGTTCAAACTTTACCTCTTGTACCTCTATCACTCAGCCAGTTGGGTAGAGTTCATTAGGTGCTGAAATCTTGTAACATTGTCCAGCACTAGCAAAGCAGACGTAGATTTTACTCTTGGTGGCCCACGAACTGGCACCACCCTAGTTTCTGTTAAAAAGAAACTCTCCAGACAGCATGAGAAGGCAGTGTAGCTTAGTTCTTGGGAGAGGACCTTAACTTCAATGAAGTTGGGAGGCCATAGGGTCTGTCTTTTGGAGTATGTTATTACCACTGTGTTGTCCTTTTCTCACTCAACCCCTGATCCCAGGCCCCTAGGATCCATTGCCCTTTCACATCTTTCATCTCATTCCTCCACATCTCCAGGCAGCATGCGAGTTTTCCGGTCTAGTCTGGTGTTATTTCTCAAGTTTTTGGATCTGTTTCTGGATTCCTGTCTATGTCCCTCACAGTGTAAGATACCGAAAATTCcatgaaagattaaaaaattaattaaaaattcatttttaatttttaattaatttttaacagattcaatatggtttataGATATGGTTCTAAGAGTATAATGGCATTTCCTTCCTCTCATCCTCCTTTCTCCGCCTTTCTCCCTCAAAGCATCAGAGAAATAGTCTTTCTACTGGCATTATTTGTGATGAAGATacattgttatcttttttttttataaaggaagattttatttttttattttttttttattttttgacaggcagagtggacagtgagagagagagacagagagaaaggtcttcctttcgccgttggttcaccctccaatggccaccgtggcctgtgtgctacagccggtgcactgcactgatctgatggcaggagccaggtacttatcctgatcttccatggggtgcagggcccaagtacttgggccatcctccactgcactccctggccacagcagacagctggcctggaagaggggcaaccgggacagaatccggcgccccgaccgggactagaaccctgtgtgccggcgctgcaaggtggaggattagcctagtgagctgcggcgccggcccacattgtTATCTTAACTCTCTTTTCAGATTCTCCTGTGACCAACTGCCCCTGAcaggcagatttttaaaaaacaaaatcatgcTTGAAACAATACATGTCCAATGACACAGTTGGGTTTTCTTCACAATCTTCATTGAGAGGGAAGCACTGTTATTGCTAATTTAGAGATGACAAACTGGAGGCTTAAAGAGATTAAGCGACTTTGCCAACAATCACACCCATAGAGAGCtgcaacttgactctcattgtTCTGAATTAAAGCACTGTTCTTTATCAGGGTTCTGTGCCATCTCCCAGGAGGGCCTCATTGCTCATAGTCTCAGTTATTTTCTAAAGCTTCAATCTGCTCATGTCTTCTGCCTAAactctctccatgtctcccaaTAGGCCTCGGAGAAAGTAGCATCCTTGTCATTCATGCAAAGTGCCTCTAAGTCTGGGTCCTGCTTTTTCGTTCTAATTACCATGGTTGCATGGCAAATAGCTCCAAAACACAGTGGCATAAAACAACCATTTATTATGTTTAGGGATTTTGTGGATGAGAAATTCAGGAAGGACACAGAAAAGGCTTGTTTTACTTATTGTTTAACAAATACCAAGTGTGCTTACATGACAAGGACTGTGATAGATGAGGGGCTATTGAAATGAACAAgctggggcttgcattgtggcacagcaggttaagctgctgcctacaactccagcatcccatatgggtcccagtttgcgtcctggctgatccacttcccatccagtgccctgctaatgctcccgggaaagcagtggaagacagcccaagtatttgggcccctgcacccacgtgggagacccagatgaagctcctggctcctggctttggactggcccaaccctggctgagcaaagctgttgtggtcatttggagagtgaaccactggatagaagagatctctctttgtgactctgcctttcaaaataaataaataaatctataaaaagaaaaaaattaacaaatctttgtCATAAAAATGCACAGCTAGAGAAATAAACTGTGAAATAAATGATCACAAGAGTTAACACTCTACCTAGGTACAGCTGACTTGGACTCCCCTACCTGGGACAGACTGGTGAGTGTGATCAGCTCAAGTTTCACTTTCTTTGAGCCATGGATCCCTCATGCTAGTTcaggcacctttttttttttttttaaaaaaaaaaaagatttacttgaaggtcagaattacacacagagagaaggagaggcagagagagaggggtcttccacccactggttcactccctagttggctgcaatggccagagctgtgctgatccaaagccaggagacaggagcttcttccaagtctgccacatgggtgcagggacccaaggacttggcccatcttctactgctttcccaggagttcAGGTACCATGCCAACATAAACCATTGTGtcacagtacttttttttttacatatttttgggACAGTTTGATTACCATTTCTCTCCCATACAGGACCATGGAATTCATAGAGTCCTCTTGAATTTTGAGGCAGTCTTAGTGATTTACTTATAATGAAGATATGCAGTAGAACTGACTGTATGTGACTTAAGGAGTTAGGTTATCAAAATGTcttcctggctctctctctctcttgtgatACACACTTTGGGAACTCACTTTCTGCAATGCTAAAAGAATCAcattgaggagagagagacagagacccccaACATCAACCATCAGAAGGGTGAGTAACAGTTGTGCCAACTCATGTCCACAcccagcaacaagccaagtggagactcctgactctgggagaactaacagggggctgggtgcttgtgattTTGAGAGGCTTGTGtgccgggactgtgaaaaaaactgaggctgtgtgggaggactcatggtatggctgggactttgggcagtcacagtGCTGGACTCCGCATGCTTAGGACTTCTTGATTagctggtgagggacattgctggggaatctgagcttacactgaggactgcacagatcctttgtgtggtccttggggcagagcaaaCAAATATTAGACCTGCTGGGGCTAGTattcaggcactggtctcctttgaggagaggagctcagctgagcagaataaacctaccttctgataaaaaagaggagatttactatgccaaacctgggtgtgtcaccttagacacagAGTTCTCTGGCCATAGCCACCACAgacctctagatattcactgaaagcagacactccacttatctacagagcaatagtacaaagataaaatccgccacagagaaaaaacaaagaaaccaaccaGTATCTCCacagaataacaaatgcaccaattcaagaaataagaataagggagacaacatgatgcccccaaaagaacactgcacttcaatactagattgcgaagatgatgagattgaagaaatgccagaaatggaattaaaaaattgatcagaagattacatagaagtaatcagaagcagatgcacgaactactgaaatctgtatatgacatgaaagaaaataatgagatcttaaagagaaatcaaaatgaaaggccaaattcaatagaacaaataaaaatgcattggaaagccttaacaacagaatcagtgaagcagaagaaagaatatctgacttagaagacaaagcacaggaaagtataaagtgagaccaaacacaagaagaagaaattagacgGGTGAGTGAGAAAGCCTTAGGTGATTCCTGCCCCAAGCTTTCAAGGTACCTTAGCTGATGCTTAGTGGAGCAGAAAAATCGCACTATGGGAGAGAAGAGTTAGATTTGAAACAGCTTTCCTTCTATTTGAGTATGTGGGAGAAATACCCAACATTTCCATTTTGGCACACTTTTAGCAAGGGTGCTAACTAGTTATGGCTTTCCAGAATATCTGAAGGAGAAATGTCTGCTCTCTTTCTGTTTGAACTGACCTTAGCATAAAAGGCAAATTTTCTCTTTCATGTTTTCAGTccttcctttctgtgtctctgataTAATTTTAAAGCATGACCCCAGTGTTCTCTGACACTTCTACAATGTAAAGGCAAATCTCTATCCCTTCCCCTTGAATCTGGGCTTTGTGACTGCTTGACCAGTTGACTGTGGCGGAAGTGATGGCATGCTAGTTTCTGAGCCCATGCCTTAAGAAATTGGCAGTTTCCACGTCTTGTTCCTTGAGATGATCACTCTCATATCTTAGACACCATGCTATCAGGAAGCCCAAGCCAAACCATGGAGTGGTTAACATGGAAAGGAACCAATAGCCAGGACCAACTTGCCCCCTATGTGAGTGAGTCATCCTGCAAGTAGATTCACTGGCCCAGGTTGAGCTATCCTAACTGGGATCACATGGAGGAGAGAAACTCTGTACTGAACCCTGCTCACATTTCCAATTTGTAAACAAATAGTTACTGTCCTTTGAGCCATTAAGTCTCATTGTAGTTTAGAATACAGCAAGAGATAACCAGAACCTCTTCTTTGaatcctcctctccccttcttctccctccctgttaattttatttacttttctccaaatctATCACACAGCCAACACATATTCTCTACCACTAGAGAAAGTATGTACTCAATTTTGTTGTTCTTATAAGATGATGAATAAGAACAACAGGGACTCTAGCTGATTAATTTCTGAATGGACTGAGTAGCACAGTGAATTTTAAACTGAATTGGATAGCTTGAGTTCAGTCAATCAGTTTCCTGTTATTTTATGTAAAAGGTATTTGTGTCCCACTCCCCAGATGTACTGAATCAGATGTTCTAGAGTTAGGTCTGTAAAGCTCCATCTTTAGAAAGCCTCCCAGGTAATTTTTATGCTTACCAACGATTAAACACTTTGCTACAGTGATTATTCAAAATTCCATTGAAATAAGATTATTgtgatatttaaattaaaataggcTGTAAATGACAAAAAACATTTAATGTGGAATCTGGCATATTATAAGAGGTCAACAAATGTCAGCTGCTACtatcattatttttatcatttttaaagattatcttttttaaaaatttatattatttatttgaaaggcagagtcacagatatatatatatatatatatatatagagagagagagagagagagagagagagagagaggctgagaaagagaaaggtcttccatccactggttcactccccaaatgaccacaacagctagtgctgggccagagTAAAGCTGGgaaacaggaacttcttccaggtatcccggatggcttttgtgggcatctgTTTAGGGGGAAAATATTCACACCAGAGTATTAAACCACAAATAGGCAAAATGCTTAAAGAATGAGCTACTTTGACATTTGAATTTATTAATTAACTTAGGGTCAACAACATCACATTTCCTTTTCAACTCTTATCAAAAAGAACGACTCTCTAGAGTGCTCTGTCTTAATCAGAACGGCGTAGTGAATAGTCTGAATCAGCGTgaattaacttctctgtgcctccattttctcatcttttttttttattttttgacaggcagagtggacagtgagagagacagagagaaaggtcttccttttgccgttagttcaccctccaatggccggcgcgctgcggctggcgcaccacgccgatccgatggcaggaaccaggtacttatgtacttatcctggtctcccatggggtgcagggcccaagtacttgggccatcctccactgcactccctggccacagcagagagctggcctggaagaggggcaaccgggacagaatccggcgccccaaccaggactagaacccggtgtgccggcactgcaaggcggaggattagcctagtgagctgcggcgccggccttcatcttttttttttttaaagggatgaTAATACTAGCTCCAAAGATTGTGAAAAATTTGCTATAGATGAAAGTGTGcagaatcatttcttttttaaaaaagatttatttatctgttttaaagtcagagttacacagagagaggagaggcagagagagagagagaatgagagagagcttccatctgcagattcactttccaattggccacaatggctggagctgcaccaatccgaatccaggagccaggagcttcttccaggtctcccatgcaggtgcaggggcccaagcacttgggccatcctctactgctttcccaggccatagcagagtgctggattggaagaggagcagcccggtctcgaactggcacccacatggtgccacggtggaggattaacctactgcgccatggtgctgaccCCACAGTGGTACTTTTATAGGGTAGGGGTTGGTGCCCTGATATTCAGATAAGCCAGAATTTGAGTGTGGGGTTTGAGTATTACTCACTTCAGTGTCCCTTTTTTGAGAATCTCAGAAGTGTCCTGCCATCTCCACATGGTTCTGCAGCACACACGTGGTCATCATTATGCATGATGGGAAATGAGGCTCAGGTATATGGTGGGGAATGGGTATGTGAAACCTGCAGTCATGTTGGATTGGCACAGAAGGGAATGGGGTTTGGGCACTGTGGGGCTATGGCACAGATTCTGCTTGCAGGCTTTCAGTTCCTCTTCATTCGCTAGTTTTTCACCTGCCCACTTCAGTACCTGCtagctattttattattattaccaactATTATTCTTTGTAAAGAACGCACATCACAGGCAACCTTTTTATTGGTACAGGTCTATGACAAAAGAAGAAACTAGAAGAAGTATGGAAATAAAGCCTGGGTCAGGAGGGTGAGATCAGGATCTTTTTTGTTTACCCCTGAATCTTCAGAATCTTGTATCCTGCCTGGTCTGGTACATGATTAGTCTTCAATAAACTTCTATTGAATAATGATAATTCCTAAAAGATGAATACTTGctgattattaatttttctttttgtattttgaatttctgcttaGAGTTTGAATGTGGCAAGATTGTTCTTTAATTGACTGTGGTTAATCAGATTCTGTGTCATTAAGTGTGCCTACTTTCTTTTTATCGGTATGTAGAGCAAAGACATTCTGTTTGATTTTCTCTCCTAGTTTTATTAAGGCatggtttataattttttaaagatatatattgcAATGAACATACATGTTTAGAGTGTACAACGTGTTTTGATGTATGCATACATtgtgaaataattaaatcaagctCATTAATATATCTACCACTTcagatatttataatttttcatttcttgttagagggttttaatgaagaaaaagaatacataaaTGGATCCAGAAACCAAGAAAGAAGGTGAAAGAAACCACTGCAATATTTTGCAGTCTGTGGCTTttgacttatctttttttttaaagatttattttatttatttgaaagacagagttggctTTCCGGCCTCAGGTCTGAGGGAAACATGGTCTCCTTGCGCCTGGTTGTCTCTGCtggggagtcctggctgccctgtggcCTCGGTCCTCGGCGGTTTTTCAGTTATGGGACAAAGATATTATATCAAAACATTGAAGCTTCCCAGGCTAAATTCTTTCCACCAGTTCAAAAAGTGATGCTACCACCCAATAGTTTTCAAGGAAAAGTTGCATTCATTACCGGGGGAGGTactggccttgggaaagcaatgaCGACCTTCCTGTCCAGCCTGGGTGCTCAGTGTGTGATAGCCAGCAGGAATGTTGATGTTTTGAAAGCtactgcataaaaaaaaaaaaagaaagctactgTAGAACAAATTTCTTCTCAGACTGGAAATAAGGTTCATGCCGTTCAGTGTGATGTGAGGGATCCTAACATGGTTCAGAACGCAGTGTCAGAACTGATCAAAGTAGCAGGGCATCCCAATATTGTGATAAACAATGCAGCAGGAAATTTTATTTCCCCCTCTGAAAGACTGTCTCCTAATGCTTGGAAGACGATAAGTGACATAGTTCTAAATGGCACGGTCTATGTGACGCTAGAAATTGGAAAGCAACTAATTAAAGCACAGAAAGGAGCAGCGTTTCTTGCTATCACAACTATCTATGCGGAGACTGGATCAGGTTTTGTGGTACCAAGTGCTTCTTCCAAAGCAGGCGTGGAAGCCATGCACAAGTCTCTTGCAGCTGAATGGGGTAAATATGGAATGCGATTCAATGTGATTCAGCCAGGGCCTATAAAAACCAAAGGTGCCTTTAGCCGTATGGACCCAACTGGAGCATTTGAGAAAGATATGATTGAAAGAATTCCCTGTGGCCGACTGGGGACTGCAGAAGAACTGGCAAATCTTGCCGTTTTCCTTTGTAGTGATTATGCTTCTTGGATTAATGGAGCAGTCATTAGATTTGATGGCGGAGAGGAAGTACTTATATCGGGTGAATTCAACAGTCTGAGGAAGGTCACCAAGGAGCAGTGGGACACAATAGAAGGACTCATCAGGAAGACAAAAGGCTCCTAAGGCCACGCTGCCTTTTCTTGGTTACAGTAGAAGTCAGAAAACAGAAGTAGTAGGAACTGACTGTAATCTTGAATATTGTCAAGTCTAATAGATTGTTAATTAACAGTGATTGAATGCATATGCTGTGACAGAACAATGATAGCCATTGTATATCAAAGATAAATAAGATGGGATATTGTCTCTCCAAGAAAATTGTAAAGAATATGACGTTTGAACtacctgggtcctgccacccacatggagtctcctggcttcagcctggctcatctctggctgttgtggcggcatttgtggaatgaagcagtggatggaatatccagctgtctctgcttctgtctctctcaccctctctgtcttcctgataaataaaaagaaataaatgcttcTTAACAGTGTGAaacacgaaaaaaaaaaaaaagaaagacagagttacagagagaagtagagacagagagagaggtcttccatccgctggttcactccccagatggccgcaatggctggagctgtgctgttccgaagccaggagccaggagcttcttttgggtctccagtgtgggctcaggggcccaaggacttgggccatcttctactgctttcccaggccacagcagagagctgggtcggaagtggagcagccgggactagaactggcgcccatatgggatgccaccacctcaggccagggtgttaacctgcttcGCCATAGCGCCAGGCCCCTGacttatctttaaaatgtatttgaataatgaaaaaataagatcTCAACTAACCAGATTGTAAATACAGGGACTAAATCTAAAAAAGATAATTACCTCCTACCACTATCTCTACCTGGGAGAAAGTGTAGACATGTCATTG comes from the Oryctolagus cuniculus chromosome X, mOryCun1.1, whole genome shotgun sequence genome and includes:
- the LOC100348851 gene encoding 2,4-dienoyl-CoA reductase [(3E)-enoyl-CoA-producing], mitochondrial: MVQNAVSELIKVAGHPNIVINNAAGNFISPSERLSPNAWKTISDIVLNGTVYVTLEIGKQLIKAQKGAAFLAITTIYAETGSGFVVPSASSKAGVEAMHKSLAAEWGKYGMRFNVIQPGPIKTKGAFSRMDPTGAFEKDMIERIPCGRLGTAEELANLAVFLCSDYASWINGAVIRFDGGEEVLISGEFNSLRKVTKEQWDTIEGLIRKTKGS